The sequence CAGCCGCGTCGGCGCCGGGATCCTGATCGAGAACGACGGAGGCGCCGAGCACGCTTCGGTGGACAACAATGAGGTGCTCGACGTCGAGGCGACGCGCGAGGGTGCGAACTCGGCGGTCGGCATCGGCCTCATGCACGCCGGCTCGGTCACCGCTGCAGGCAATGTCGTCGCGCGCGTCGGGATCGACCTCCAGAACGCGATCCTTCGCGCAGGCATCTTCGTGCTCACGTCGCAGGACGTGCGCGTGACCGGAAACGTCGTCGACGGGGTGGGCCCGCCTGGCGGCTACCTCGGGCTGAGCGTCGGCCTCGCCGTCTTCGGCCCGTTCGCGGCGGCCTCGGTGTCCGACAACTCGTCGCGCTTCAGCGCCGACCAGCCGGCGCCGTCGGAAGGCGTCTGGATCGCGTTGCTCGTCGAGACCGTCGCGCAGGCGCTCGGCGTCGGCAACGAGGTGACCGCCTTGCCGGCGCACGACGGCGTGCTCGTCCTCACCGGCGTGAACGCGTACCTCGCGGCGGCTGCGCCTGAGCACGTTGGCCTCGCGTCGAACTCGCTGAGCGGCGGCGGGAACGATCCGACGTGCCTCGTCCGGATCGCCGGCGAGCTCGTCGCGCAGGGGAACCAGTGTGAGCACGTCGGCGGCGACAGCCCGGTCGCGATGGACCTCACCGCGTCCGCGATCACCGCGTCCACGAACCGGGCCCGAGGCACGAGGGCGCGAATCGTGCTCCACGTCGACGGCAAGCGCTTCGCCGCGCTCGGCAACCTCGCTCCCGGCGGCACCCATCTCGGCAGCTCGCCGCTGCCGGCGCCGTGGGCGCCGCTCAATCCGACCGTCCCGTGACGACTACTTTGGGAGGCACGCCATGGCAGTAATCATCGTCGGCGAGGAGAAGAACTTCGCCGCGCTCAGGCCCCGGCTTTTCACCGGCTCGGTCTCGACGAAAGCCGCCGGCCAGGTGTCGGCCGCGATCGAGGCGGCGAACCCGGGAGTCGACCTTCGCAAGCTCGTCCCCGGAACCGTGCTCTCGATCCCCGACGGCCTTCCGCATGTGGCCGTCCCCGGGGACCTCTCCGTCGACGCGGCGTCGAAGCAGGCCGTCTCGAGGATTCTCGACACCGGCGCCGCGGGCGTCGCGCAGCTCGGCGCGGATGCGGACGTGCAGGCGACGGCCGCGGCCGCGGAACGGAAGCGTTTGACCTCGGCCTTCGGCACGAAGGCGGTCAAGACCGCCGTGAGGCAGGAGGCGACCGTCGCCGCCGGAGTCAAGGCCGTGCAAAAGGCCTTGGGCGCCAGCGCCGCGGACGAGAAGGCGCGGCAGGCCGCGCTCGCCCAGGCCGAGCAGGAGTGGTCATCCGAGCTGGCCGCTCTCAGGTCGCTGCTGGCGCTCGAGTAGCCGCTCATGATCGTGTGCGTGTGACGCGCGACTCTCGGCTCCGGCGGTGTCGGCGGTCTCGTAGCGCGAGCACGCCGCCAAGCGCTCGGGTGCCGATCATGGAGCCCACCGCCGACGCAAGGGACTCAGGCCTTTGCCTGACCGCCGCTCCATGCGCGCAATCAGGTTGAACCAAGGTCGCT comes from Candidatus Eisenbacteria bacterium and encodes:
- a CDS encoding right-handed parallel beta-helix repeat-containing protein, which gives rise to GNKVATTGAGITVGPDATVDSNVVNALALGAAGGVATVGATTARGTDGIVVDAGDFTVQSGHVRITGNRVHDRSGTGISLRTAVQTLLVKENVVSRVGAGILIENDGGAEHASVDNNEVLDVEATREGANSAVGIGLMHAGSVTAAGNVVARVGIDLQNAILRAGIFVLTSQDVRVTGNVVDGVGPPGGYLGLSVGLAVFGPFAAASVSDNSSRFSADQPAPSEGVWIALLVETVAQALGVGNEVTALPAHDGVLVLTGVNAYLAAAAPEHVGLASNSLSGGGNDPTCLVRIAGELVAQGNQCEHVGGDSPVAMDLTASAITASTNRARGTRARIVLHVDGKRFAALGNLAPGGTHLGSSPLPAPWAPLNPTVP